One genomic window of Clostridium taeniosporum includes the following:
- the tsaE gene encoding tRNA (adenosine(37)-N6)-threonylcarbamoyltransferase complex ATPase subunit type 1 TsaE: MEFNVYSINETTNLGMKIGKLLNSGDIICLTGDLGTGKTHITKGIALGLDIKEDITSPTFTIVNEYDDGRLKLNHFDVYRVNDPDEIYAIGFDDYIFSDSVSIIEWANYIEDIIPDEFLHINIEKNLEKGDNYRKITLTPYGKRYDYIKELKI; the protein is encoded by the coding sequence ATGGAATTTAATGTTTATAGCATAAATGAAACTACTAATTTAGGTATGAAAATTGGAAAATTGCTTAATTCAGGAGATATAATTTGTCTAACAGGAGATTTAGGCACTGGTAAAACTCATATAACAAAAGGAATTGCTCTTGGTTTAGATATAAAAGAGGATATTACAAGTCCGACATTTACAATTGTAAATGAATATGATGATGGTAGATTAAAATTAAATCATTTTGATGTTTACAGAGTAAATGATCCCGATGAAATATATGCTATCGGTTTTGATGATTACATTTTTTCAGATAGTGTATCTATAATAGAATGGGCAAATTATATTGAAGATATTATTCCTGATGAATTTCTTCATATAAATATAGAAAAAAATTTAGAAAAAGGTGATAATTATAGAAAAATAACATTAACACCTTATGGAAAAAGATATGATTACATAAAGGAGTTGAAAATATGA
- a CDS encoding Tex family protein, with the protein MRSIEERLASELNLGLTQINNVISLLDDGNTVPFISRYRKEATGGLSDEVLRKLSERLTYLRNLDERKNDIKRLINEQGKLNSDIESALEKATTLTEVEDIYRPYKPKKKTKATIAQAKGLKPLAELIQGGIFKGDLNEEASKYINEEKGVLKAEEAIQGSLDIIAENISDEAKFRKHIRELIIKEGFIESKGSSDDTTPYEMYYEYKEEVNKIPPHRILAINRGEKEKILSVKITVNEEKIIRYLENNILTGNEVLDDKLKLAIKDSLKRLIYPSIEREIRNELTNIGEEGAIKIFKENLKALLLQAPIKGKVVMGFDPGFRTGCKIAILDETGKFLENIAVYPTLPRKDVSGTKKKLKELIYKYDVDVISLGNGTASRESEEVIAEMIKEIKDETGKEISYVIVSEAGASVYSASELATKEYPNLDVTVRGAISIGRRLQDPLAELVKIDPKAIGVGQYQHDVTPKKLEESLAGVVEDSVNTVGVDLNIATPSLLTYISGINATIAKNIVDYREEVGHFTSRKELLKVKRLGKKAYEQCAGFLKVAESKEALDNTSVHPESYSVTEKLIEILGYGKEDLKNNNLNDIDKKAELIGITKLSKDLEVGELTLKDIIKELKKPGRDPRDEMPKPILKTGIIELKDLKPGMVLNGTVRNVSDFGAFVDIGVHQDGLVHKSQMANRFVKHPLDIVKVGDIVKVSILEVDEKRHRISLSMKNVDEKLDA; encoded by the coding sequence ATGAGATCTATAGAAGAAAGATTAGCATCAGAATTAAATTTAGGATTAACTCAAATTAATAATGTAATAAGTCTTTTAGATGATGGAAATACAGTTCCTTTTATATCAAGATATAGAAAAGAAGCAACAGGAGGTCTTTCTGATGAAGTATTGAGAAAGTTATCAGAAAGACTTACTTATTTAAGAAATTTAGATGAAAGAAAAAATGATATTAAGAGATTAATTAATGAACAAGGAAAATTAAATTCAGATATTGAAAGTGCATTAGAAAAGGCAACAACATTAACTGAAGTTGAAGATATATATAGACCATATAAACCTAAAAAGAAAACAAAAGCTACAATAGCTCAAGCAAAAGGATTAAAGCCATTAGCTGAGTTAATACAAGGTGGAATTTTTAAAGGGGATTTAAATGAAGAAGCATCAAAATATATTAATGAAGAAAAAGGTGTATTAAAAGCAGAAGAAGCTATTCAGGGATCACTAGATATAATCGCTGAAAACATATCAGATGAAGCTAAATTTAGAAAACATATAAGAGAATTAATTATAAAAGAAGGTTTTATTGAATCTAAAGGTAGCTCAGATGATACAACTCCATATGAGATGTATTATGAATATAAGGAAGAGGTTAATAAGATACCTCCACATAGAATATTAGCTATTAATAGAGGAGAAAAAGAAAAGATATTAAGTGTAAAAATTACAGTTAATGAAGAGAAGATAATAAGATATTTAGAAAACAATATTTTAACTGGAAATGAAGTATTAGATGATAAATTAAAATTAGCAATAAAGGATTCATTAAAAAGATTAATATATCCATCAATAGAGAGAGAAATAAGAAATGAATTAACTAATATTGGTGAAGAGGGAGCTATAAAAATATTTAAAGAGAATTTAAAAGCTTTATTATTACAAGCTCCTATAAAAGGTAAAGTTGTAATGGGTTTTGACCCTGGTTTTAGAACAGGGTGTAAAATTGCTATATTAGATGAAACAGGTAAATTTTTAGAGAATATAGCAGTATATCCAACACTTCCTAGGAAAGATGTTTCAGGAACTAAGAAGAAATTAAAAGAATTAATTTATAAATATGATGTTGATGTTATATCACTTGGAAATGGTACAGCTTCTAGAGAATCAGAAGAAGTAATAGCTGAAATGATAAAGGAAATAAAAGATGAAACAGGTAAAGAGATATCATATGTAATTGTATCAGAAGCTGGAGCATCAGTTTATTCTGCGTCAGAACTTGCTACTAAAGAATATCCTAATTTAGATGTTACTGTAAGAGGGGCAATATCTATAGGAAGAAGACTTCAAGATCCACTTGCAGAATTAGTTAAGATTGACCCTAAAGCTATAGGAGTAGGACAATATCAACATGATGTTACTCCTAAAAAATTAGAGGAATCATTAGCGGGAGTTGTTGAAGATTCTGTTAATACTGTTGGAGTGGATTTAAATATAGCAACACCATCTTTATTAACATATATATCAGGAATAAATGCTACTATTGCAAAAAATATTGTGGATTATAGAGAAGAGGTTGGACATTTTACTTCAAGAAAAGAACTTTTAAAAGTAAAAAGGCTTGGTAAAAAAGCATATGAACAATGTGCAGGATTTTTAAAGGTTGCTGAAAGTAAAGAAGCTCTTGATAATACTTCTGTACATCCGGAATCATATAGTGTTACTGAAAAGTTAATTGAAATTTTAGGGTATGGCAAAGAAGATTTAAAAAATAACAACTTAAATGATATAGATAAAAAGGCAGAATTAATAGGTATAACTAAACTAAGCAAGGATTTAGAAGTAGGAGAACTTACATTAAAAGATATAATAAAAGAATTAAAAAAGCCAGGAAGAGATCCTAGAGATGAAATGCCTAAGCCTATATTAAAAACAGGAATAATAGAACTTAAAGATTTAAAGCCAGGAATGGTTTTAAATGGAACAGTAAGAAATGTATCTGATTTTGGTGCTTTTGTAGATATAGGAGTTCATCAAGATGGTTTAGTTCATAAAAGTCAAATGGCAAATAGATTTGTAAAACATCCATTAGATATAGTTAAAGTAGGAGATATAGTTAAAGTTAGTATATTAGAAGTTGATGAAAAAAGACATAGAATTTCATTAAGCATGAAAAATGTAGATGAAAAATTAGATGCTTAG
- a CDS encoding metal ABC transporter substrate-binding protein, whose translation MKKITFIMIIITLTFSIGIGVFSNPLLANTENTQKESRERYLNIMAINKPQYKMVKKIVNDKHNVQYMMTEENDINKFKYNKEIIDNVSNMDIFIYSGTSFEPWANSFIDELKKGSLGIVNLSRGVRLLNYDGNESSKENPYYFEGIDSYKIALYNIKAAIQDKDPKNRDYYEENYQKSIKELNDKIEPYNKKVNALKDYTFLALNDNFDYLTKDLGLHVVKLNNYEISEFIKVNNLDEKKLIVLKDGTEQTNMNLSKYKVVNLWKYYGNMSFDELILYNIKVLTDLL comes from the coding sequence TTGAAAAAGATTACCTTTATTATGATTATAATAACTCTTACATTTTCTATAGGCATAGGAGTATTTTCAAATCCTTTATTAGCTAATACTGAAAATACACAAAAAGAAAGTAGAGAGAGATATTTAAATATAATGGCTATTAATAAACCACAGTATAAAATGGTGAAAAAAATTGTTAATGATAAACACAATGTTCAATATATGATGACAGAAGAAAATGATATTAATAAATTTAAGTATAATAAAGAGATTATAGACAATGTTTCTAATATGGATATTTTTATTTATTCTGGAACCAGTTTTGAACCTTGGGCTAATAGTTTTATAGATGAACTAAAAAAAGGAAGCCTAGGTATAGTTAATTTATCAAGGGGTGTAAGGCTTTTAAATTATGATGGTAATGAATCATCAAAGGAAAACCCATATTACTTTGAAGGAATAGATTCATATAAGATAGCTCTATATAATATAAAAGCTGCTATTCAAGATAAAGATCCTAAAAATAGAGATTATTATGAAGAAAATTATCAAAAATCAATAAAAGAATTAAATGATAAAATAGAGCCATACAATAAAAAAGTAAATGCATTAAAAGATTATACATTTTTAGCTTTAAACGATAATTTTGATTATTTAACTAAAGATTTGGGATTACATGTGGTGAAACTAAATAACTATGAAATATCAGAGTTTATAAAAGTTAATAATTTAGATGAAAAGAAATTAATAGTATTAAAAGATGGTACAGAACAAACTAATATGAATTTATCTAAATATAAAGTGGTTAATCTTTGGAAATATTACGGGAATATGTCTTTTGATGAGTTAATATTATACAACATAAAAGTATTAACGGATTTATTGTAG
- a CDS encoding DMT family transporter, which produces MDKERIYTSRKNIVILAIICCILWGSAYPAIKVGYSLFNISSNDIASKLIFAGYRFAIAGILVLLLEIINKKNIFNYSLKEFGEIALLGSTQTAFQYIFFYIGLSYTTGVRGSIINGTGTFVSIILAHIIYKNDKLNFNKVIGCIIGFTGVVIVNLNGQSITGQSFSINGEGSLMLAAIIFASSAIYGKKITQDKDASIVTGYQLLIGGIILVILGFIFGGTLEGFTLNSTLLLMYMALLSSAAFAIWTQLLKFNKVGVISVFNFLVPIFGTLLSAIFLKENIFDIKILISLILVCSGIFLVYNQKEILLINKSKRINNNKCI; this is translated from the coding sequence ATGGATAAGGAAAGAATTTATACTAGCAGAAAAAATATAGTTATATTAGCAATTATATGCTGCATCTTATGGGGAAGTGCATATCCTGCTATAAAAGTTGGTTATAGTTTATTTAATATAAGTTCAAATGATATAGCTTCAAAATTAATATTTGCAGGATATCGATTTGCTATTGCTGGGATTTTAGTATTGTTATTAGAAATAATTAATAAAAAGAATATATTTAATTATTCCTTAAAAGAGTTTGGGGAAATTGCATTATTAGGTTCTACACAAACAGCTTTTCAGTACATATTTTTTTATATTGGATTATCTTATACAACAGGAGTTAGGGGATCTATAATAAATGGAACAGGAACATTTGTAAGTATAATATTAGCACATATAATATATAAAAATGATAAATTGAATTTTAATAAAGTTATAGGGTGTATAATAGGGTTTACTGGAGTAGTAATTGTAAATTTAAATGGACAATCAATTACGGGACAATCATTTTCTATAAATGGCGAAGGTTCATTAATGTTAGCAGCTATAATTTTTGCATCATCAGCAATATATGGTAAGAAAATAACTCAAGATAAAGATGCTTCAATAGTTACTGGATATCAATTGCTTATAGGTGGGATTATATTAGTCATATTAGGATTTATATTTGGAGGAACTTTAGAAGGATTTACTTTAAATTCAACACTACTTCTAATGTATATGGCTTTATTGTCATCAGCAGCTTTTGCTATTTGGACACAACTTTTAAAATTTAATAAAGTCGGGGTAATATCAGTATTTAATTTTTTAGTACCTATATTTGGAACGTTATTATCAGCTATATTTCTTAAGGAGAATATATTTGATATAAAAATTTTAATATCGCTAATATTAGTGTGTTCAGGTATATTTTTAGTTTATAACCAAAAGGAAATATTGTTAATTAATAAATCTAAAAGAATAAACAATAATAAATGTATTTAA
- a CDS encoding M28 family metallopeptidase — MKKFIYYSSLLLVFIAIIFSIFLQTTYYHFNSSNVKDNIKIISSDEYEGRLTGSTGNEKAADFIEDWFKNIDLTPLNENYKESFYVNTPFTNGNKPSFKILNKGKILHEYKYGIDYKEDLLNFNESSVTFNKDDTINIYRTSLTINHDGKKYLFYTPLCKNFSFRSSFNDKSDYQFSIAITTELYNDILDSLRGTNLISITLPYSKHKKETSNIVGVIKGTSKNLPPLVITAHFDHVGQDYLNNCYSGALDNASGTAFLMELSKNLSSFIKPKRDIIFVALTGEEFGLLGSSEFAKNHKNIIKDSKIINFDMIGAYNTPISIMGGSVCKNNKSDDTNLLNSLKLICEKKHINYKIQFEDCSDHASFTNMGMDAVTLCHSDVSKIHTPNDKVNFIDTKAIDEVYSVAYDEIFDYAYNDFRLIFYNYNFILFLFILFLFIFFLPNLSKKIKQYINKK, encoded by the coding sequence ATGAAAAAGTTTATTTATTATAGCAGTTTATTATTAGTATTCATAGCCATAATTTTTTCAATATTCCTTCAAACTACATATTATCATTTTAATTCTTCAAATGTTAAAGATAATATAAAAATAATTTCATCAGATGAATATGAAGGTAGATTAACTGGCTCCACTGGCAATGAAAAAGCTGCTGATTTTATAGAAGATTGGTTTAAAAATATTGATTTAACTCCATTGAATGAAAATTATAAGGAAAGCTTCTATGTTAACACACCTTTTACTAATGGAAATAAACCATCATTTAAAATATTAAATAAAGGTAAAATATTACATGAATATAAATATGGTATTGATTATAAAGAAGACTTACTTAATTTTAACGAAAGCTCAGTTACCTTTAACAAAGATGATACAATTAATATATACCGTACTTCTTTAACAATAAATCATGACGGAAAAAAATATTTATTTTATACCCCTTTATGTAAAAACTTTTCTTTTAGAAGTTCATTTAACGATAAATCTGATTATCAATTTTCAATTGCTATAACTACAGAATTGTATAATGATATATTAGATTCATTAAGAGGCACTAATTTAATTAGTATTACTTTACCTTATTCAAAGCATAAAAAAGAAACTTCCAACATAGTTGGTGTAATAAAAGGCACTTCTAAAAATTTACCGCCACTTGTTATTACTGCTCATTTCGATCATGTTGGACAAGATTATTTAAATAATTGCTATAGTGGAGCATTAGATAATGCTTCTGGTACAGCTTTTTTAATGGAGCTATCAAAAAATTTATCAAGTTTTATAAAACCAAAACGAGATATTATATTTGTTGCATTAACTGGAGAAGAATTTGGATTACTTGGCTCTTCAGAGTTTGCTAAAAATCATAAAAACATTATAAAAGATAGTAAAATAATTAATTTTGATATGATAGGAGCCTATAATACTCCTATTTCTATAATGGGTGGATCAGTATGTAAAAATAATAAAAGCGATGATACTAATCTATTAAACTCATTAAAATTAATTTGTGAGAAAAAACATATAAATTATAAAATTCAATTCGAAGATTGCAGTGATCATGCAAGTTTTACTAATATGGGCATGGATGCTGTTACACTATGTCATTCTGATGTATCAAAAATTCATACTCCAAATGATAAAGTAAATTTCATTGATACAAAAGCAATTGATGAAGTTTATTCTGTAGCTTATGATGAAATTTTTGATTATGCTTACAATGATTTTAGACTAATTTTTTATAACTATAATTTTATATTATTTTTATTTATATTATTTTTATTTATATTTTTCTTACCTAATTTAAGTAAAAAAATTAAACAGTATATAAACAAAAAATAA
- the prfB gene encoding peptide chain release factor 2 (programmed frameshift), with the protein MIIELEKELLKLSNLKKSIFEMSNLFDKEHLEKQLSELEFQMQEDGFWNDIKRAEEVTKESKRIKDKIQRIENLQSKLDDIEILKEIMDDDDEESATEIINNIKEIEEEIDNYNMEILLSGEYDKNNAILTLHVGVGGTDANDWTEMLLRMYTRWCEKKDYKVEVLDLLEGDEAGIKSVTLKVIGEYAYGYLKAEKGIHRLVRISPFNANGKRQTSFASVEVLPELTKEQDIEIKSEDIKIDTYRASGAGGQHINKTDSAVRITHIPTGIVVQCQNERSQFSNKDTAMGMLKAKLIELKERAHKEKIEDLTGELKDMGWGSQIRSYVFHPYNMVKDHRTNVEVSNVTSVMDGDLDLFINAYLKSQD; encoded by the exons TTGATTATTGAATTAGAAAAAGAATTATTAAAGCTTTCTAATCTTAAAAAATCTATATTTGAAATGAGT AATCTCTTTGACAAAGAACACTTAGAAAAACAATTAAGTGAATTAGAATTTCAAATGCAAGAAGATGGCTTTTGGAATGATATTAAAAGAGCTGAAGAGGTAACTAAAGAAAGCAAAAGAATAAAGGACAAAATTCAAAGAATTGAAAATTTACAATCTAAACTTGATGATATTGAAATTTTAAAAGAAATAATGGATGATGATGATGAAGAGTCTGCCACTGAAATTATTAATAATATAAAAGAAATTGAAGAAGAAATTGATAATTATAATATGGAAATTTTATTGTCAGGTGAATATGATAAAAACAATGCAATACTTACATTACATGTAGGTGTTGGTGGAACAGATGCAAATGATTGGACTGAGATGCTTCTTAGAATGTACACAAGATGGTGTGAAAAGAAAGATTATAAAGTAGAAGTATTAGATTTACTTGAAGGTGATGAAGCTGGTATAAAGAGTGTTACTTTAAAAGTAATAGGGGAATATGCTTATGGATATCTTAAAGCGGAAAAAGGAATTCATAGATTAGTTAGAATATCTCCATTTAATGCTAATGGAAAAAGACAAACTTCTTTTGCATCGGTGGAAGTATTACCAGAACTTACAAAAGAACAAGACATTGAAATAAAGTCAGAGGATATTAAAATTGACACGTATAGAGCATCTGGAGCTGGCGGTCAGCATATAAATAAAACAGACTCGGCAGTTAGGATAACACATATTCCTACAGGAATAGTAGTACAATGTCAAAATGAAAGAAGCCAATTTTCTAATAAAGATACTGCTATGGGAATGCTTAAAGCAAAGTTGATAGAGTTGAAAGAAAGAGCTCACAAAGAAAAGATTGAAGATTTAACTGGTGAATTAAAGGATATGGGATGGGGAAGCCAAATACGTTCATATGTATTCCATCCATATAATATGGTTAAAGACCATAGAACTAATGTAGAGGTTTCAAATGTCACATCAGTTATGGATGGAGACCTAGATTTATTTATAAATGCATATTTAAAGAGTCAAGATTAA
- a CDS encoding ribonuclease G, with the protein MENISNNQQLPPEVKKWNWGAFMLNIFWGIGNNSYLPLLCLIPFFNIIWMFVCGAKGNQWAWNKGNYSSAEEFLLVQKTWNKAGLAYFIFTVVIILLYIFIFSTLIARMLTMNY; encoded by the coding sequence ATGGAAAATATTTCGAATAATCAACAACTTCCACCAGAAGTAAAGAAGTGGAATTGGGGAGCATTTATGCTAAATATATTTTGGGGTATAGGTAATAATAGCTATCTTCCTCTTTTATGTTTAATTCCGTTTTTTAATATAATATGGATGTTTGTATGTGGAGCAAAGGGAAATCAATGGGCATGGAATAAAGGGAATTATTCAAGTGCTGAAGAATTTTTATTAGTTCAAAAAACTTGGAATAAAGCTGGATTAGCATATTTTATATTTACAGTTGTTATAATTTTATTATACATATTCATTTTCAGTACATTAATAGCTAGAATGCTTACAATGAACTACTAA
- the rimI gene encoding ribosomal protein S18-alanine N-acetyltransferase, whose translation MKIKTSLMTEADINEVLEISLLSFPISWSKESYIQELANPLANYIVAKLDNKVIGFVGTWIVMDEAHITNIAVHPDFRQKNVGSTLLDALIKLTKDVNCNAYTLEVRASNIPAQKLYKKYGFVEQGVRKNYYQDNKEDAVIMWRIDEKNNS comes from the coding sequence GTGAAAATTAAAACTAGTTTAATGACTGAAGCTGATATTAATGAAGTTTTAGAAATTAGTTTATTAAGTTTTCCTATCTCTTGGAGTAAAGAATCATATATTCAAGAGTTGGCAAATCCCCTTGCAAATTATATTGTTGCTAAATTAGATAATAAAGTTATTGGATTTGTTGGTACTTGGATAGTAATGGATGAAGCTCATATAACTAATATAGCAGTACATCCTGATTTTAGACAAAAAAATGTTGGCTCAACTTTATTAGATGCATTAATCAAATTAACTAAAGATGTTAATTGCAATGCCTACACTTTAGAAGTAAGAGCTAGTAATATTCCTGCTCAAAAATTATACAAAAAATATGGTTTTGTAGAACAAGGAGTAAGAAAAAATTATTATCAAGATAATAAAGAAGATGCTGTGATTATGTGGCGTATAGATGAAAAAAATAATTCTTAA
- the tsaB gene encoding tRNA (adenosine(37)-N6)-threonylcarbamoyltransferase complex dimerization subunit type 1 TsaB: MIVLSIDSSSKVATAALLKDDLLLGEVTLNNKKEHSTILMTLVENLLDGCNLDIDSVDGFVVSKGPGSFTGLRIGMATIKGLSFGSNKPYVSVSSLDALAYSIAPFNGIICPVMDALRNNVYTALYKSCNGKLEQIMDYSALDITELVDILNEKGENVMFIGDGLNNTKEYILENCNNCFFPPNHLNLIRASSLGELGMLKLKNSECDDSNSAPFYLKKPQAEREYEKRMKLKSEN; encoded by the coding sequence ATGATCGTATTAAGTATAGATTCATCTTCTAAAGTTGCAACTGCTGCTTTACTTAAAGATGATTTATTGCTTGGAGAAGTAACTTTAAATAATAAAAAAGAACATTCTACAATATTAATGACTTTAGTTGAAAATTTATTAGATGGTTGTAATTTAGATATAGATTCAGTTGATGGATTTGTTGTTTCAAAAGGACCTGGTTCTTTTACAGGCTTAAGAATTGGAATGGCTACAATCAAAGGTTTAAGTTTTGGATCAAATAAACCATATGTAAGTGTTTCTAGTCTTGATGCACTTGCTTATAGCATTGCTCCTTTTAATGGAATAATATGTCCAGTTATGGATGCATTAAGAAATAATGTTTATACTGCTTTATATAAATCTTGTAATGGAAAATTAGAACAAATAATGGATTACTCTGCTCTTGATATAACTGAACTAGTTGATATTCTTAATGAAAAAGGAGAAAATGTTATGTTCATTGGAGATGGACTTAATAACACTAAAGAATACATATTAGAAAACTGCAATAATTGCTTCTTCCCTCCAAATCACCTTAACTTAATTAGAGCTTCTTCTTTAGGAGAATTAGGAATGTTAAAACTAAAAAATAGTGAATGTGATGATTCTAACTCTGCTCCATTTTATTTGAAAAAACCTCAAGCTGAGAGAGAATATGAAAAAAGGATGAAGTTAAAAAGTGAAAATTAA
- a CDS encoding ECF transporter S component, whose amino-acid sequence MNKKTNKTIKISLLSALALILMYFEFPVIPIFPWLKIDLSDIPALLGTFGFGPLAGVTIELIKNILILLIKGSQSGFVGELANFLVGVSLILPAGIVYKRNKSKESAILGMILGGISIEIVGIIANVYILLPAYGMQMSSAELLKYITVGLLPFNGIKAIIVSLLTYVLYKKISVSIFKAEPNFGSPEKNSKTITE is encoded by the coding sequence ATGAACAAAAAGACAAACAAAACAATTAAAATTTCCTTATTATCAGCATTAGCATTGATACTTATGTATTTTGAATTTCCTGTTATACCTATATTTCCATGGCTTAAAATTGATTTAAGTGATATACCTGCATTATTAGGAACATTTGGATTTGGACCTTTAGCAGGTGTAACAATAGAATTAATTAAAAATATATTAATACTTTTGATCAAGGGAAGTCAAAGTGGATTTGTTGGAGAGCTTGCTAACTTTTTAGTTGGAGTATCTTTAATACTACCAGCAGGAATTGTTTATAAAAGAAACAAATCTAAAGAATCAGCTATTTTAGGCATGATTTTAGGTGGGATTTCTATTGAAATTGTAGGAATTATAGCAAATGTATATATACTTTTACCAGCGTATGGTATGCAAATGAGTAGTGCAGAATTATTAAAATATATTACTGTGGGTTTATTACCTTTCAATGGTATTAAAGCAATAATAGTATCTTTATTAACATATGTTTTATATAAAAAGATATCTGTATCTATATTTAAAGCAGAGCCTAATTTTGGAAGTCCGGAAAAAAATTCAAAGACTATAACTGAGTAA
- a CDS encoding transposase → MFQNTIISDELSIHNFFKQLNFDLYLTKPQLNHLESIMNAMISRGYNGKVSDIAELASHTHRTSITRFLSKSTWNETLLSKSLKSLVLQLIWNKSKETKKPIYFIIDDTISEKTKPSSKAKNIIEKCSFHNSHLKGKTVYGHQILVSLLSCDGLVLPYSIDIYDKDSMSKIELTQNLVESLPKPENKGYVLCDSWYSCKAIFNSSIKAGYSYIGALKTNRVIYPEGHKRLGIKLHKFATTLNIDDFNLVTVKDKQYYIYNYVGDLKDRKNVSIVLSYPKDSFQKEGALKTFISLDTSLNPLDILTQYTDRWAIEPFFRDCKSYLGLNGYQVRSEKSINRYLTIMIINYTYCKLYSNSSYHFNTGYNCAKKDLEKSKIIYIYKAAANGKPLDEIFKTLKIA, encoded by the coding sequence ATGTTTCAGAACACAATTATATCAGATGAACTATCAATACACAATTTTTTTAAACAACTAAATTTTGATTTATATCTAACTAAGCCACAATTAAATCATCTAGAAAGTATCATGAATGCAATGATTTCAAGAGGTTACAATGGTAAAGTGTCTGATATAGCGGAGCTTGCTTCGCATACGCATCGAACAAGTATCACAAGATTTTTATCAAAGAGTACTTGGAATGAAACACTTTTAAGCAAATCATTGAAGTCCCTAGTTTTACAACTAATATGGAATAAATCAAAAGAAACTAAAAAACCTATATATTTTATTATTGATGACACTATTTCAGAGAAAACTAAGCCCTCGTCAAAGGCTAAAAATATTATTGAAAAGTGTTCATTTCATAATTCTCATTTAAAAGGTAAAACAGTATATGGTCATCAAATTTTAGTTTCATTGCTTTCTTGTGATGGGTTAGTACTTCCTTACTCAATAGATATCTATGATAAAGATTCTATGAGTAAAATAGAATTAACTCAAAATTTAGTTGAATCACTACCTAAACCTGAAAATAAAGGTTATGTTTTGTGCGATAGCTGGTATAGTTGTAAAGCTATTTTTAATAGTTCCATAAAAGCTGGTTACAGCTATATAGGAGCTTTAAAAACTAATAGAGTTATTTATCCCGAAGGACATAAAAGATTAGGAATCAAACTTCACAAATTTGCAACAACTTTAAATATAGATGATTTTAACCTTGTCACCGTTAAAGATAAACAATACTATATTTACAACTATGTTGGTGATTTAAAAGATAGAAAAAATGTTTCAATTGTTCTTAGCTACCCTAAAGATTCATTTCAAAAAGAAGGAGCATTAAAAACATTTATTTCTTTAGATACATCACTAAATCCTTTAGATATCTTAACTCAATATACTGACCGATGGGCGATTGAGCCATTTTTTAGAGATTGTAAATCTTATTTAGGTCTTAATGGATATCAAGTAAGAAGTGAAAAGAGCATCAACAGATATCTTACAATAATGATAATAAATTATACCTATTGTAAATTGTATTCTAATAGCTCATACCACTTTAATACTGGATATAACTGTGCTAAGAAAGATTTAGAAAAATCTAAAATTATATATATCTATAAGGCTGCCGCTAACGGAAAGCCGTTAGACGAAATTTTTAAAACATTAAAAATAGCTTAG